In the Astatotilapia calliptera chromosome 5, fAstCal1.2, whole genome shotgun sequence genome, one interval contains:
- the LOC113022278 gene encoding uncharacterized protein LOC113022278 → MEEKLISAVANHPELYDASSYFYRDRNKKDLAWRHISEEIGQPEDICRRKWKSLRDTYNKEKRSEKEKRSGSAAGSGRRWKFFAVMGFLDPFLTPRETSGNMVRTVENFSPEDQGQPEEAAGECQSEESSYHAAESSPVASPDSPVPGPSAPAAAPTGPQRRRARRRSRDGSQDGPSAVELAILESLKKPRPSATEHFLLGLVPALESMPPQTREFVKFQIHELVFDNSTAVLNLETLDPNDQ, encoded by the exons ATGgaggaaaagctgatcagcGCCGTGGCTAACCACCCCGAGCTATACGATGCCAGCTCCTATTTctaccgagacaggaataaaaaggacctaGCTTGGAGACACATAAGTGAggagatcgggcaacctg AGGACATCTGCAGGAGAAAGTGGAAGAGCCTCAGGGACACCTATAATAAGGAGAAGAGGtcagagaaggagaagaggagtgGGTCTGCAGCAGGATCGGGGAGGAGATGGAAGTTCTTCGCGGTCATGGGGTTTCTGGACCCCTTCCTCACCCCGCGGGAGACCAGCGGTAATATGGTGCGGACCGTGGAGAACTTCTCCCCCGAGGACCAGGGACAGCCCGAAGAGGCAGCAGGGGAGTGTCAGTCAGAAG AGTCAAGTTATCATGCAGCAGAGTCCTCCCCTGTTGCTTCTCCTGACTCCCCAGTCCCTGGTCCctcagctcctgctgctgcacccacag gcccacagaggaggagagctCGAAGGCGGTcgagggacgggtcccaggatggtccatcggcggtggagctAGCTATCCTGGAGTCCCTAAAGAAGCCACGCCCGTCTGCAACAGAGCATTTCCTCCTcggccttgttcctgctctggagagcatgcCGCCTCAGACACGAGAATTCGTGAAATTCCAAATTCATGAATTAGTTTTTGACAACAGCACAGCTGTGCTAAATTTGGAAACATTGGACCCTAATGATCAGTAG